One Saimiri boliviensis isolate mSaiBol1 chromosome 17, mSaiBol1.pri, whole genome shotgun sequence genomic window carries:
- the CUEDC1 gene encoding CUE domain-containing protein 1 — protein sequence MTSLFRRSSSGSGGGGSAGARGGGGGAAAPQELNNSRPARQVRRLEFNQAMDDFKTMFPNMDYDIIECVLRANSGAVDATIDQLLQMNLEGGGGGVYEDSSDSEDSIPPEILERTLEPDSSDEEPPPVYSPPAYHMHMFDRPYPLAPPTPPPRIDALVSGAPTSQRRYRNWNPPLLGNLPDDFLRILPQQLDSIQSNAGGPKPGNGEGGPPAMAGPGPQDQESRWKQYLEDERIALFLQNEEFMKELQRNRDFLLALERDRLKYESQKSKSSSVSVGNDFGFPSPVPGTGEANPAVSEDALFRDKLKHMGKSTRRKLFELARAFSEKTKMRKSKRKHLLRHHSLGAAASTANLLDDVEGHVCDEDFRGRRREAPKVEEGLREGQ from the exons ATGACCAGCCTGTTCCGCCGGAGCAGCAGCGGCAGCGGCGGGGGCGGCAGCGCGGGGGCGCGCGGGGGCGGGGGAGGCGCGGCCGCCCCCCAGGAGCTCAACAACAGCCGGCCGGCCCGCCAGGTGCGCCGCCTGGAGTTCAACCAGGCCATGGACGACTTCAAGACCATGTTCCCCAACATGGATTACGACATCATCGAATGCGTGCTGCGCGCCAACAGCGGCGCGGTGGACGCCACCATCGACCAGCTGCTGCAGATGAACCTGgagggcgggggcggcggcgtcTATGAGGACAGCTCCGACTCCGAGGACAGCATCCCCCCGGAG ATCTTGGAGAGGACTTTGGAACCCGACAGCTCGGATGAAGAGCCCCCACCTGTGTACTCCCCACCAGCCTACCACATGCACATGTTCGACCGGCCCTACCCTCTGGCTCCCCCGACTCCGCCTCCCCG GATTGACGCGCTGGTCTCTGGAGCCCCTACAAGCCAGAGGCGCTATCGGAACTGGAACCCACCGCTGCTAGGCAACCTCCCCGATGACTTTCTCCGCATCCTGCCCCAGCAGCTAGACAGCATACAG AGTAATGCTGGGGGCCCCAAGCCTGGGAATGGAGAGGGAGGTCCACCTGCCATGGCCGGGCCAGGGCCCCAAGACCAGGAGAGCCGCTGGAAGCAGTACCTGGAAGATGAGAGGATCGCGCTTTTCCTGCAAAATGAGGAGTTCATGAAGGAGCTGCAGCGGAACCGTGACTTCCTCCTCGCCCTGGAGAGAG ATCGATTGAAATACGAATCCCAGAAATCTAAATCCAGCAGCGTGTCTGTCGGAAACGACTTTGGCTTTCCCTCTCCTGTCCCAG GAACTGGCGAAGCCAACCCTGCTGTGTCTGAAGATGCCTTATTCAGGGACAAGCTGAAACACATGGGAAAGT CCACCCGGAGGAAGCTGTTTGAACTTGCCCGAGCCTTCTCAGAGAAAACCAAAATGAGGAAGTCAAAGAGGAAACACTTGTTGAGGCATCATTC GCTGGGAGCTGCTGCATCAACAGCCAACCTCCTGGACGATGTGGAGGGCCACGTGTGTG ACGAAGACTTCCGGGGAAGGCGGCGGGAGGCACCCAAGGTGGAGGAAGGCCTGCGAGAAGGACAGTAA